Below is a genomic region from Zea mays cultivar B73 chromosome 9, Zm-B73-REFERENCE-NAM-5.0, whole genome shotgun sequence.
ggataatccccgggaaacgcgtccagcccctcggacaactcgatctacccgtctgctttgggacgccctccaacttccgaagggagaccctcacgttcgaggtggtcgggttccgaggaacctaccacgcagtactggggaggtcgtgctacgctaagttcatggccatccccaactacacctacctcaagctcaagatgtcgggccccaacggggtcatcaccatcggccccacgtaccgacacgcgtacgaatgcgacgtggagtgcgtggagtacgccgaggccctcgccgaatccgaggccctcatcgccgacctggagagcctctctaaggaggcgccagacgtgaagcgccacgccggcaacttcgagccagcggagacggttaagtccatccctctcgaccccagcaacgacgcctccaagcaaatccggatcggctccgagctcgatcccaaataggaagcagtgctcgtcgactttctccacgcgaacgccgacgttttctcgtggagtccctcggacatgcccggcataccgagggatgtcaccgagcactcgctggatatccgagttgGAGCCTGacctgtgaagcagcctctgcgccgattcgacgaagaaaagcgcagagccataggcgaggagatccacaagctaatggcggcagggttcatcaaagaggtattccatcccgaatggcttgccaaccctgtgcttgtgagaaagaaaggagggaaatggcggatgtgtgtagactacactggtctaaacaaagcatgtccgaaagttccctaccctctacctcgcatcgatcaaatcgtggattccactgctgggtgcgaaaccctgtctttcctcgatgcctactcagggtatcaccagatcaggatgaaagagtccgaccagctcgcgacctctttcatcacacccttcggcatgtactgctatgttaccatgccgttcggtttgaggaatgcgggtgcaacgtaccaacggtgcatgaaccatgtgttcggcgaacacattggccgaacggtcgaggcctacgtcgatgacatcgtagtcaagacgaggaaagcctccgacctcctttccgaccttgaagtgacattccgatgtctcaaggcgaaaggcgtgaagctcaatcctgaaaagtgtgtcttcggggttccccgaggcatgctcttggggttcatcgtctccgagcggggcatcaaggccaacccggagaatatcgcggccatcaccagcatggggcccatcaaggacttgaaaggcgtacagagagtcacgggatgtcttgcggccctgagccgtttcatctcgcgcctcggtgaaagaggcctgcctctgtaccgcctcttaaggaaggccgagtgcttcacttggacccctgaggccgaggaagccctcgggaacctgaaggcgctcctcacgaacgcgcccatcttggtgccccccgctgccggagaagccctcttaatctacgtcgccgcgaccactcaggtggttagcgccgcgatcgtagttgagagacgagaagaggggcatgcattgcccgtccaaaggccagtctacttcatcagcgaggtactgtctgagaccaagatccgctacccacaaatttagaagctgctgtacgcggtgatcctaacgcggtagaagttgcgacactacttagagtctcatccggtaactatggtgtcatccttccccctgggggagatcatccagtgccgagaggcctcgggtagaattgcaaagtgggcggtggaaatcatgggcgagacgatctcgttcgcccctcggaaggccatcaagtcccaggtcttggcggactttgtggctgaatgggtcgacacccagctcccaacagctctgatccaaccggaactctggaccaagttcttcgatgggtcgctgatgaagacaggagtaggcgcaggcctgctcttcatctcgcccctcaggaagcacctatgctacgtgctacgcctccacttcccggcgtccaacaatgtggctgagaacgaggctctggtcaatgggttgcgcatcgccatcgagctgggggtccgacgcctcgacgctcgcggtgactcgcggctcgtcatcgaccaagtcatgaagaactctcactgctgcgccccgaagatggaagcctactgcgatgaggttcggcgcctggaagacaagttctacgggctcgagcacaACCACgttgcccggcgctacaacgagactgcggacgagctggctaaaatagcctcgggacgaacaacggttcccccggacgtcttctcccgagacttgcatcaaccctccgtcaagactgacgacacgcccgagcccaagaaggcctcggcccagcccgaggcaccctcggctcggcctaaGGTACCcttggcctccgagggtgaggcactatgcatcgaggaggagcggagcggggtcacgcctaatcgaaactggcagaccccgtacttgcgatatctccaccgaggagagctacccctcgaccaggtcgaagatcggtggttggcgcggcgcgctaagtcgttcgtcttgctgggagatgggaaggagctctaccaccgcagcccctcgggcatcctccagcaatgcatttccatcgccgaaggccaggagctcctacaagagatacactcgggggtttgtggccatcacgcagcacctcgagcccttgttggaaatgccttccgacaaggtttctactggccgacggcggtggccgacgccactagaattgtccgcacctgcgaagggtgtcagttctacgcaaggcagacccacctgcctgctcaggccctgcagaccatacccatcacctggccgtttgccgtgtggggtctggacctagtcggccccttgcagaaggcacccgggggctacacgcacctgttggtcgccattgacaaattctccaagtggatcgaggtccgacccctaaacagcatcaggtccgaacaggcggtggcgttcttcaccaacatcatccatcgctttggggtcccgaactccatcatcaccgacaacggcacccagttcaccggcagaaagttcctggacttctgcgaggatcaccacatctgggtagactgggccgccgtggctcaccccatgacgaatgggcaagtagagcgtgccaacggcatgattctacaaggactcaagcctcggatctacaacgacctcaacaagttcggcaagcggtggatgaaggaactcccctcggtggtctggattctgaggacgacgccgagccgggccacgggcttcacaccgttctttctagtctatggggccgaggccatcttgcccacagacttagaatacggttccccgaggacgagggcctacgccgaccaaagcaatcaagctaatcgagaagactcactggaccagctagaagaggctcgggacatggccttactacactcggcgcggtaccagcagtccctgcgacgctaccacgcccgaggggttcggtcccgagacctccaggtgggcaacctggtgcttcggctgcgacaagacgcccgagggcggcacaagctcacgcctccctgggaagggccgttcgtcgtcgccaaggttctgaagcccggaacgtacaagctggccaacagtcaaggcgaggtctacagcaacgattggaacatccaacagctacgtcgcttctacccttaagatgctttcaagttgttcgtatgcctcgtccacacacaaagtctagtcatcaaggaagggtcagccttgcctcggcaaagcccgaccctccctcgggggctaaaaggggggaaccccctctgcgccaaaattttcaatcaaaaaggcttctgcgttccccggctatatcagtagcaggaccccaagaagcaaacgcgggcgcatgtaagtggcaaggctaactgagccgagggactcctacgcctctgggatatggatacctcactcgtcaccttccacgaaaaatgactcctacttgggcaagccaccctgctactgacgaacggggccggacacacaaaatgaaaggaaaaggagcacgactttattctacgataataaagtgttcgggcctcagcggccgcaaaagacacacgtgcattcaaggaaaactgctccggcagagttaggcgtcgcctggagaaggagccgcgccctcggcttcgtccccgccttcggcaaagtccaccccggcctcggacgacggcgcaggcgggaggatctctgcctcgaaggtggttgccagcaccgtgctcgggcccgcggcggccgcgtcgagcctctggacttcagccagggtggcttcatcttcgtcagggaggcaatacccctcgctgacccgctccagatccacaacgtagtgggaagcaagcacggcgaaggcccgcctgacgccgtgatgtagcgcctcgcggagtctgccgcgcacatggtcacccaaggcctgtaggcgactttgaggggagcttcctgaggggacgtcgccgaagccaaagacccggcagaagtccgagatggcctcggacatggccccgtggtcggcctccctctgctcgtccgcttgggcaagcgccctggtggactcatcaagggcagactcgagctctgcgaacagccagagcgcaaggcctcaaacacaagtggaggaaatgagctgaaacgaaaaccgaaaacagccaggacatacctccggctcgggcacgttgctccgaggatgcggcttgggctacggctaggtctgctgcaagggctccggcccggctttcggcctcggcggcccggccccgagatcgatctcgctcatcggcgacctggtcgaactccgactgccgtcgctgcacctctgcgcgtgccgctgctgcctctgctctcagatcggcgcagagcaaccgaaggtccgccacctcggcgccctgctgggagaggcacgcggtagccccggcaagcgaggtcctcagggatcgcagcgagccccagacatcgacctcgtggcggatgaacgacgacttggcggcgctcagatccgttagatcctgagggaaggaagcggggcgtcacaaaggacgccttgatcacaaaaaaggtatgcctgaaatcattacctggaggatcttggggacgtccctgcaaaagacctccaaggatgaccggagcgaccccaccgttgcctcggcacactcgcggagctcgtcccaagactgctcctcccgctcatcgtcaagaacgaagaagggatccgaagcctcacgggtccggaaccggagcaattggcgccgcccctcggagctccgccgcgcagggacaaggctgccgctcggcgggacgggtcgcgtttccacgcccccctcctccgaggcaccaagtggcgacgcctcagccatctcagcgtcggcggcgacaggTCGCTCCACGACCAGGATGGCAGCGGCTTCGGCAGCGGCTGGTGCTACCGCCGgcggcatgtctggtgggcccgaggccacgtccgcgccagccgcctcACCCAGCGCGACAGCCGCCTCAACAGAAGagtcggcctcgggaactcgctccacggcaactggtgccgcctgagccctctgctgtggggcgtcttgcgagaaggtcagctgaacggcgggGCCCAacgcggcaccggctgcggaagccgacgccgtcttgaggaccttcctgggagccagatcggtcaggccatgactccgcttgctgaggaggaaaggaaagtcaGGGTCGGGACATACAAAGGAGGAGCCGAGACGAAGACAttctaaggtacttacccacttcgggccatgatcaaccgcgcctgtggggaggtctctcggatctcgacccccgaaggtaccgccgaggtccgccccgccgccagcttcggtaccatcctcgccttgggcaccctagacgcccgagagacggactgcccaggcgctaccacggcgacctgagggtcgccctCAAGCGCTGCCGGCACGGGCGACGGTTTTCGAGGAACAGGCACCTCGGCCTgattccccggggtcacctcaacttccccagccgaggggtcgagTACCCCCTCGGACTGCCCCTGCTCTTCGGGCctggacctcggcgtcccgaccccgggaactgacggcgccagcccgctccggggctggcttgacgactcctggcctagcctcaaacccgggctgaggccaaggcgggcagccatgtcgtcatcctcgtcatcgtcttcatcatcgtcgtcgtcatcaggcgtttccggcgacggctccctcgggagtccatccctctcctgccgacgacggagcttttccaaggcgtctcgggtccgcgtccgctcgcgggcccaagccttcttcgcgtcctttttcttcttctcctccgcggcaacccgccgcgctgctcggtccaccgcgtcctccgggacccgtggccaggaaggcttgtgacaccctacctcctggagacagatgaaaagtctcgaccgtaaggaccaagggcaatccgacgcaaggagaaagaaggagcggacactcaccagggacacacacccgcggtcgggacgcatcaagggctgagagagggcgctggcgtccggttttcccaacgcgacggccacccgcccgtggagaacgtcgacgggaaggggatccgaggacatccgcgagccctccaagtcagcctctggcgtcatctcccaagcggcaaccgccgctccgccaagggaagcaccctccggcgatgaatggcggcaatcactcccgcagcggtgagccctcctttccgcaacacctccagggccttgagaaggggctcgagattcttctgtctgtcatgcggggtcccgtagcgccaagcatcggcggcgacggtgaccactcgctgagaaaacgacgggagcctctcgtcgtcattccggagatagaaccaccggtgctgccaccctttattcgaggacgcaaggacggcgggaatatactacaacgcccgcgcctgcctcagctggaggatgcagccgccggcccgcactgccacgcggacccttctctcccccgtcggcgaagcaaaaagctccgcggagaagaaatgagtccacaggtcctagtgggggtcgatccccaagtatccttcgcaaaccACTGCGAAGATGGCggtttgcgagatggagttggggctgaggttgtgcagctccaccccatagttatgcagaatcgcccgcatgaagcggcttgccggcactccgaatccccgctcgtggaaggagacgaagctcacgacatacaccggcggcggggacggggaggctccgctcggggggggggggggggggggaatccactccggctgcctctcatcagagagagggcgaagtaaaccctcagcaacgaggtcctccaggtcatccgccgtgactgtggagaaaggccatgggtcgcgtggcggaataatggtcacccggtcggccatcaccgagcagaagaggtggcgacggaaaggactgggtgggtGGTTTCCTTTTCTCTCGCTAAtccctcaggttgcgaaaacctaagaaggaggcaagaagcagagcaaagaaccgtcaccagaccctcccccgagtatataaagacctaggcgagacccgttcaacgcgtcgcccgAACCCGCTGCGGGATTCAAAAACTCAAAGTGAAACGATCGtttctcgaacggctcgcacacgcgcaacgactgccccgcgaaccactcgccccgtcgcattaactccgcggcgagacAGGTGGCGCccttggcaggggaagcgagcgacgcttcaccttcgccataatgaccgcgtcaaaaaaggtgcgccacgtcatctcaatttcgtattctttcccttttcctctttctctctcttacagcagggaccgggaaagggggataccccgaaagggatccttctctgcgaaggaaataggccccgagcctccctactgatcagaggttcaaaggctggcccctcggaggggttcaacagccgcctcagagcgcttgggctccgcgcccactactggtcagaggttcgaaggccggcccctcggaagggttcaacggccgcctcaggccactcgggctccgcgcccactactgatcaggggttcataggctggccctcgaagggttcatagccgcctcagacacagagcgagggatgaccctgggtacgttcgatacataaccaaggctcgggctacgctcccgaggtaccctaggacatttccgagaccagcgggaacgatcttgtaacggaatcccatcagagggaggcatcgagccctcggaccccgtcgaaaggggaccgggtccggcagatcacccacaggtacttttggagcgcgcctccgggcctctagccgacccctaacaaatggggcacgggcgtccactcagattacccgtcagcagctcactggagacaccatgttcggcgccctccaagggcaacatggcgcttttccccctcctccttgcggaaaggcgacgcaggggcgtatgtaaaaaagtcgagtctgtccttgatcgtcctctcgccctgtgcggaggctcgggggctgctctcgcaaacccggctccggccaaaccgttgacagcgtcaacataccagcccgagaacttgggaccagcccgagaaacgcgctaagacctcgaaggagtcaaaccactcctccgaggcctcgggggctacacccggcgggtgcgctcgcgcgcacccaccggaacaaaacgcaaccaagaaaggctcttgcaaaaaagtgcgacaaaagcctccaagcgagtattaacactcccttcgaggctcgggggctactatcgggggccataattaggggtaccctcaaggctcctaaatcttagctggtaacccccatcagcacaaagctgcaaaggcctgatgggtgcgattaagtcaaggatcggtccattcaagggatgcgatcgcgcctcgcccgagcccagcctcgggcaagggcagccgaccccagagggtttacatctcgcccgaggaccccctacggcaacgaacgcaccttcagctcgcccgaggcccagtcttcaccaagaggcaaccttggccaaatcgccacgccaaccgaccaaatcgtaggggtatttaatgcaaaggtggcctgacacctttatcctgacgcgcgtcctccagttgacagagccgaagtgaccgtagtcacttcgccgctccactgaccagcctgacaagaggacagcgccgcctgcgccgctccgactgctatgccacacgacagagtgaggctgacagcagccaagcccggccccaggcgccataggaaactccgcttcgcccgaccccagggctcggactcgggctcagccccggaagacgacgaactccgcttcgcccgaccccagggctcggactcgggcttagccccggaagacgacgaactccgcttcgcccgaccccagggctcggactcagccctggcctcagccgacggtctccaccttgcccgacctaggggctcggactcgacctcggcctcggaagacagactcaacctcgacctcggaggagcctccacctcgcccaacctagggctcggaccgaccacgtcacaggaggtgccatcattaccctaccccaagctgactcaggctacggggaacaagaccggcgtcccatctggctcgccccgccaaacaagtaatgatggtgccccgcacgctctatgacgacggcggctctcagcccccttacggaagcaagaggacgtcagcaaggactcgacagccccgacagctgtccttccgcaaggctccagcgcacctccgacagccacgacaccacacgaactgggtgccaaaacctctccggctgccacgatggcatgtacttagggtgctagctctcctccgctagacacgttagcacactgctacaccccccattgtacacctggatcctttccttatgcctataaaaggaaggtccagggccctcttacagagggttggccgcacggggaaggacgggacggcgctcgcgtgaggccgctcgctccctcccgtgtggacgcttgtaaccccctactgtaagcgcacccgacctgggcgcgggacaaacatgaaggccgcgggatttcacctctcacgcccgtctccctccggcttcttccccccttcgcgctccatctcgcgccgacccatctgggatggggcacgcggcgacaatttactcgtcggtccagggaccccccgggttcgaaacgccgacaatcatTATTTAATATTTTACAccgatttaatcaaatgggccgatggactaacgggctggcccggcaCAGTCAGCAGGCCGACATGAAGTGCCTGGGCCATAGTTGTGGCCTGCGTGCGTCTGACCCATGCCGGGTCGCCGTTTCACGGGTTTGAACCTCACCTCCTACATCATTTTTTAATATTTTacactgatttaatcaaatgggccgatggactaacgggctggcccggcaCAGTCAGCAGGCCGACATGAAGTGCTTGGGCCATAGTTGTGGCCTGCGTGCGTCTGACCCATGTCGGGTGCCGTTTCACCATCTATAGGCGTGCATCAAATTAATTTGAGATAGCTgcaaggggttatttgtaaaaaattgACGcgagacgaccgttgaaactggtgctttaagtacgaATGGAGTTAAAGGTAGCTATGGAGGTACTGATTGAGAAAATAACAATAGCACACCTCGATCATCGTACAGTGCTGTCCACGCGAGGCCTCATGCAATCACACTCACGCGATGGATGACAAGTGATTTCATGGTGTGATTGATGAACAAAATAGGTTATTGGAAGTGTGAAACAACTCTTCAAATTTgggaactgttggggacttgttttcaaatgctatgagttaagaataaaacaacacaaaatgttaaaggttaatgccattcgtccttcaaagcattatctcccttaggatataatgatcttcatacgaaggtcatgaaggacgtaccttcatcattgcagcatatattaatgaaagaagaagcatatgaaatataaaagacaacatgaataatcatatgacattattaatatatctttttTATATCATTATGGATGAACAAGAacaattgaattacatttgtaccttcggattAATAGAAGGCAAAAAGTCCGAGCGAGACAcacaagcgaatacaagtcagcgtgaacagtacgggggtacttttcatctatttataggcacagggcgcaacctgtgtaaaattacattcatgacctttatgtttactattgacttaaggacaatccaacgaggactagatagtcttttcccctttaagtcggttcctttttctgtcactgagctgaagctcccttgcgcgtagcttcggagctgcatcaaccttcgtcttgaccatgcttttcatattgtgtacagttTTAAcctgagttcgaaggtacctgtacatatattacacttgggaaacattgttaa
It encodes:
- the LOC109942328 gene encoding uncharacterized protein is translated as MTPEADLEGSRMSSDPLPVDVLHGRVAVALGKPDASALSQPLMRPDRGCVSLVSVRSFFLLASDCPWSLRSRLFICLQEVGCHKPSWPRVPEDAVDRAARRVAAEEKKKKDAKKAWARERTRTRDALEKLRRRQERDGLPREPSPETPDDDDDDEDDDEDDDMAARLGLSPGLRLGQESSSQPRSGLAPSVPGVGTPRSRPEEQGQSEGVLDPSAGEVEVTPGNQAEVPVPRKPSPVPAALEGDPQVAVVAPGQSVSRASRVPKARMVPKLAAGRTSAVPSGVEIRETSPQARLIMARSG